A stretch of the Lolium perenne isolate Kyuss_39 chromosome 3, Kyuss_2.0, whole genome shotgun sequence genome encodes the following:
- the LOC127321142 gene encoding protein ALP1-like, with protein sequence MTNSVHVRAPVKSRSLLVAKQESSYRWLPGPHPTMEGRRNGWRIGRATCSLHDTQRLLAKAEERGFPGMLGSIDCMHWQWKNCPVAHAGQFTRGDIKHPTIILEAVASYDRWIWHAFFGVAGSNNDINVLNQSPLFTDVLRGEAPIVNFTVNGHEYNYGYYLADGIYPSWPVFMKGVTLPQSEKHRLFTAAQSAWRKDVECAFGVLKARFNILAIPGRSYSRRTLGLIMRACVILHNMIIDDERDTNLENIYETVDSNVGPAIHNHAPPSLAARIQMDNEMRDSPMYTQLQHDLIEHVWANA encoded by the exons ATGACGAACAGCGTACACGTACGTGCCCCGGTCAAAAGCCGCTCGCTGCTCGTCGCCAAGCAGGAAAGTTCTTATCGGTGGCTGCCTGGTCCTCATCCTACGATGGAAGGACGCAGAAATGGCTGGCGAATAGGACGTGCCACCTGCTCGCTCCAC GATACTCAGCGTCTGTTAGCCAAAGCCGAGGAGCGTGGCTTTCCGGGCATGTTagggagcatcgattgcatgcattggcagtGGAAGAACTGCCCAGTGGCGCATGCCGGTCAATTCACAAGGGGAGACATCAAACACCCTACCATAATCTTAGAAGCCGTTGCGTCGTATGATCGTTGGATCTGGCATGCCTTTTTTGGAGTGGCCGggtccaacaacgacatcaatgtACTCAACCAGTCGCCGTTGTTCACTGATGTGCTTAGGGGAGAAGCACCCATAGTGAACTTCACGGTGAATGGACACGAGTACAACTATGGTTACTACCTTGCCGACGGCATCTACCCCTCCTGGCCGGTGTTCATGAAAGGTGTTACTCTTCCACAAAGTGAAAAGCATCGACTGTTCACTGCTGCTCAATCAGCTTGGCGCAAAGATGTGGAGTGTGCCTTTGGAGTGCTGAAGGCTAGGTTCAACATTCTAGCAATTCCGGGACGCTCGTACTCGAGGCGTACTCTTGGGTtgatcatgcgtgcatgtgtcattctgcacaacatgatcatcgacgatGAGCGTGATACAAATTTGGAGAACATCTATGAGACAGTTGATTCCAATGTCGGCCCTGCGATACACAACCATGCACCACCAAGCCTAGCAGCCAGGATTCAGATGGACAACGAAATGAGGGACTCACCGATGTATACACAGCTCCAGCATGATTTGATTGAGCATGTGTGGGCTAATGCCtag
- the LOC127321143 gene encoding reticulon-like protein B9 — protein sequence MYFCDIRARDYISSRNPRQRGHRAPRLFGRERPLHAVLGGRKAADIILWRRKEVSASILGAATAAWGLFEVAEYHFLTLVCYAAMIAMVTFFLWTNASAFLNLPVPRIPEMVLSERTTRQVILGLHMRLNWFVHKLYNIACGQDLKMFILTAVSLYIGSVFASCFSSLTLLYIVVFCTMTVPALYERYEHEVDHLVAKGAHDFRTQVSRMDSGVLRKIPRGKGATAAQRTATTNDINGWHRSQAS from the exons atgtaTTTCTGCGATatccgggcaagagattatataagctcaagaaaccctaggcaacgtgggcacaGGGCGCCGAGGCTCTTCGGCAGGGAGAGGCCTCTCCATGCCGTCCTAGGTGGACGCAAAG CGGCGGACATCATCCTGTGGAGGCGGAAGGAGGTGTCGGCGTCGATCCTCGGCGCGGCGACGGCAGCGTGGGGCCTGTTCGAGGTGGCGGAGTACCACTTTCTCACGCTCGTGTGCTACGCGGCCATGATCGCCATGGTCACCTTCTTCCTGTGGACCAACGCATCCGCGTTCCTCAACTT GCCTGTCCCAAGGATCCCGGAGATGGTCCTGTCAGAGAGAACCACGAGGCAGGTGATCCTGGGCCTGCACATGAGGCTCAACTGGTTCGTGCACAAGCTCTACAACATCGCTTGCGGACAGGACCTGAAGATGTTCATCCTG ACGGCGGTGTCTCTGTACATCGGGTCAGTGTTCGCGAGCTGCTTCAGCTCCCTCACCCTGCTCTACATCG TTGTGTTCTGCACCATGACGGTGCCGGCGCTGTACGAGCGGTACGAGCACGAGGTGGATCACCTGGTGGCGAAGGGCGCACACGATTTCCGGACCCAAGTCTCCCGGATGGACTCTGGCGTGCTCAGGAAGATCCCCAGAGGCAAAGGGGCTACCGCTGCACAAAGGACGGCGACGACGAACGATATcaacggatggcaccggtcacaggCTAGCTAA